The following coding sequences are from one Paenibacillus stellifer window:
- a CDS encoding copper amine oxidase produces MMNKRWRKVAVCVIAFSLMGGSMLFADSVYQKVRVWSNGKEIADGGYLIDGKTYVPAREMDALVVWDDSGKVKIIKPNVHITLFDSNDRVFGNVKTGKLKFRALTQVDSLSDNIAGVKLSITDPSGNTKDLDSRDLDSGQDDNFWYSTKEITYEFKSSGKYKIGIYMKATKNGDYSLVSEKVITAMN; encoded by the coding sequence ATGATGAACAAGAGATGGAGAAAGGTTGCCGTGTGTGTGATTGCATTTTCCCTAATGGGCGGCTCAATGCTGTTCGCCGATTCCGTCTATCAAAAGGTGCGCGTATGGAGCAACGGAAAAGAGATCGCCGACGGGGGATATTTGATCGATGGCAAAACCTACGTCCCCGCCCGTGAAATGGACGCGCTGGTGGTCTGGGATGATTCGGGAAAGGTGAAGATTATCAAGCCGAACGTCCATATTACGCTGTTCGACTCAAATGACCGGGTATTTGGCAATGTGAAGACGGGCAAGCTCAAATTCAGGGCGCTTACCCAGGTGGACAGCCTCTCCGACAATATCGCCGGTGTCAAGCTGTCTATTACCGATCCGTCAGGCAACACCAAAGATTTGGACTCACGGGATCTTGACAGCGGACAGGATGATAACTTCTGGTATTCGACCAAGGAGATCACTTACGAGTTCAAATCGTCTGGCAAATATAAAATCGGCATCTACATGAAAGCCACCAAGAACGGGGATTACTCGCTGGTTTCGGAGAAAGTTATAACGGCAATGAATTGA
- a CDS encoding DUF1292 domain-containing protein: MSEHKHEHGEACGCGHDHDHEHNHDHGDGCGCGHDHEHEEFVLTLTNEQGEDVEMVLVETFDVNEKLYALLLERENPEADGIILRMEEEDEEMVLYNIEDEAEWKAVEEAYNELLARQG; the protein is encoded by the coding sequence ATGAGCGAACACAAACATGAGCATGGCGAAGCATGCGGCTGCGGGCACGACCATGACCATGAACATAACCACGACCATGGCGACGGCTGCGGCTGCGGACACGACCATGAGCACGAGGAATTTGTACTGACTCTGACCAACGAACAGGGCGAGGATGTAGAGATGGTACTTGTCGAAACGTTCGATGTGAACGAGAAGCTCTACGCGCTGCTGCTGGAACGCGAAAATCCGGAAGCAGACGGCATCATCCTGCGTATGGAAGAAGAAGACGAGGAAATGGTGCTTTACAATATCGAAGACGAAGCGGAATGGAAGGCTGTCGAAGAAGCCTACAACGAGCTGCTTGCCCGTCAGGGATAG
- a CDS encoding aminotransferase class I/II-fold pyridoxal phosphate-dependent enzyme, which yields MDQSLTPLFTALKKHVAGNPVQFHIPGHKKGAGTDPEFREFIGDNVLSIDLINIAPLDDLHQPKGVIAQAQNLAAEAFGADYTYFSVQGTSGAIITMIMSVVSPGDKLIVPRNVHKSIMSAIILSGAKPIFVSPVQDENLGIDHGITTSSLSRALQRHPDAKGVLVINPTYFGVCADLRSIVELAHSYGIPVLVDEAHGVLIHFHEELPMSAMQAGADMAATSVHKLGGSMTQSSVLNVNADTGFINPQRVQTMMSMLTTTSTSYVLMASLDTSRRQLALHGHDMASHAIALAKYAREAVNEIDGLYSFGNEILGTEATYDHDPTKLSIHVRHLGITGWEAENWLREKYNIEVEMSDMYNILCLITPGDTRQSVDKLLSALRVLSAIHFGKGDIYELKVQVPEIPQLALTPRDAFYADTELVPFKESADRIIAEFIYVYPPGIPILLPGEVITQDNIDYIRDHVEIGLPVKGPEDKTLTHVKVIVEADPIF from the coding sequence ATGGATCAATCGCTTACCCCTCTCTTCACGGCTCTAAAAAAGCACGTTGCCGGAAATCCGGTGCAATTTCATATTCCCGGTCATAAAAAAGGAGCAGGAACCGATCCCGAATTCAGGGAATTCATCGGCGACAATGTCCTTTCCATAGATCTGATCAATATTGCACCGCTTGACGACCTGCACCAGCCCAAAGGCGTAATCGCTCAAGCCCAGAATCTGGCGGCGGAAGCATTTGGAGCGGACTATACGTATTTCAGCGTCCAGGGCACCAGCGGAGCCATCATTACGATGATCATGTCGGTAGTCTCGCCCGGGGATAAACTCATCGTTCCCCGCAATGTCCATAAGTCGATCATGTCTGCCATCATTCTTTCGGGAGCCAAGCCCATCTTCGTCTCTCCTGTACAAGACGAGAATCTGGGGATCGACCACGGCATCACGACCAGTTCGCTCAGCCGCGCCCTTCAGCGTCATCCGGACGCCAAAGGCGTGCTAGTCATCAATCCGACCTATTTCGGGGTATGCGCCGATTTGCGCTCCATTGTAGAGCTTGCCCACAGCTACGGCATCCCGGTGCTTGTGGATGAAGCGCACGGGGTATTGATCCATTTTCACGAGGAGCTGCCGATGTCGGCCATGCAGGCTGGCGCCGATATGGCCGCAACCAGCGTACACAAACTTGGCGGCTCCATGACTCAAAGCTCAGTGCTCAACGTCAACGCGGACACAGGATTCATTAACCCGCAGCGCGTCCAGACCATGATGAGCATGCTGACGACGACATCGACTTCCTATGTCCTTATGGCCTCTCTGGATACCTCAAGACGCCAACTGGCCCTTCACGGACATGATATGGCATCACACGCCATCGCGCTGGCGAAATACGCCAGGGAAGCTGTCAACGAGATCGACGGCTTGTACAGCTTCGGCAACGAGATTCTCGGTACGGAAGCGACCTATGACCATGATCCGACCAAGCTCAGCATTCATGTTCGCCATCTCGGCATCACGGGCTGGGAAGCGGAGAACTGGCTGCGTGAGAAGTATAACATTGAAGTCGAAATGAGCGACATGTATAACATTCTTTGCCTAATTACTCCCGGAGATACCCGGCAGTCTGTAGACAAGCTGCTCTCGGCGCTGCGCGTGCTGTCCGCCATCCATTTCGGCAAGGGCGACATCTACGAGCTCAAGGTGCAGGTTCCCGAGATTCCGCAGCTGGCACTCACTCCGCGGGACGCCTTCTATGCCGATACCGAGCTTGTTCCATTCAAGGAATCAGCTGACCGGATTATCGCCGAATTCATCTACGTGTATCCGCCGGGAATTCCGATTCTTCTCCCGGGCGAAGTTATTACCCAGGACAATATCGACTATATTCGTGATCATGTAGAAATCGGCCTCCCCGTCAAAGGACCGGAAGACAAGACACTCACTCATGTCAAGGTTATCGTCGAGGCCGACCCGATCTTCTGA
- a CDS encoding MFS transporter, whose amino-acid sequence MPLNSKPRTHINLASPFILEMWIIIFLVEFIKGSLLVALLPVYMENVLDLSVTVVGVAFALQYLGDNLFRGPSGWIMERIGYRWTMTGALFLIAVAVCLIIYAKDAVSLSLACLILGVGTSPLWPCVMTGVTELAGSTTSGGSGAAMGAVEMASLAGTGIGPITVNFLMDHGHYSYHAVFLVLLIFAALVIAVALLLPAKLAHGVHAVSRSGEPTEEERVKLNPLRSLQRTMRNVRQSLRVSRLLYPALFLQAFAIGLMTPVVTLFTRTELHLSPMQFNLLLIAGGGFTVLALIPAGKLVDKIGTSVFLSTGFLLAAVSLSIFSHVRVLSLVFIMVALVGVSYAMILPAWNAFLASQVPKEERGTVWGIFLTLQGSGMVFGPIVSGKLWDSVSHNAPFVASAAVMLLLFVLHRVIVLRTKRKASASSVRALRTREADK is encoded by the coding sequence ATGCCGCTGAATTCGAAGCCGCGCACCCATATCAACCTTGCGTCTCCGTTTATTCTTGAGATGTGGATCATCATTTTTTTGGTCGAATTCATCAAGGGATCGCTGCTCGTCGCGCTGCTGCCCGTCTATATGGAGAACGTTCTGGATCTGTCCGTGACCGTTGTCGGCGTAGCCTTCGCGCTTCAATATCTGGGCGATAATCTGTTCCGCGGCCCGTCGGGCTGGATCATGGAGCGAATCGGCTATCGCTGGACGATGACCGGGGCTCTGTTTCTGATCGCGGTCGCCGTCTGCCTGATCATCTATGCGAAGGACGCTGTCTCGCTGTCACTGGCCTGCCTGATCCTCGGTGTAGGGACCTCTCCGCTATGGCCCTGCGTCATGACCGGTGTGACTGAGCTGGCCGGCTCTACAACGAGCGGCGGAAGCGGAGCGGCGATGGGGGCGGTAGAGATGGCATCGCTGGCGGGAACCGGCATCGGTCCTATCACGGTCAACTTCCTGATGGATCACGGGCATTACAGCTATCATGCCGTATTCCTGGTGCTTCTAATCTTCGCCGCGCTCGTCATCGCCGTTGCCCTGCTGCTGCCGGCGAAGCTAGCGCATGGCGTTCATGCGGTCAGCCGGTCCGGGGAGCCGACGGAAGAGGAGAGAGTCAAGCTGAATCCGCTGCGGAGCCTCCAGCGGACGATGCGCAACGTGAGACAGTCGCTGCGGGTAAGCCGCCTGCTGTACCCAGCCTTGTTCTTACAGGCGTTCGCCATCGGCCTGATGACTCCGGTCGTGACGCTGTTCACCCGGACGGAGCTTCATCTGTCGCCGATGCAGTTCAATCTTCTGCTGATCGCAGGCGGGGGATTCACTGTCCTGGCGCTCATACCGGCCGGCAAGCTGGTGGACAAGATCGGCACGTCGGTTTTTCTGAGCACCGGATTTCTTCTGGCTGCCGTTTCACTGTCGATCTTCTCGCATGTGCGTGTGCTGTCACTCGTCTTTATAATGGTCGCGCTCGTCGGAGTCAGCTATGCGATGATCCTCCCGGCCTGGAACGCTTTCCTGGCGTCACAGGTACCCAAGGAGGAGCGAGGGACTGTCTGGGGGATATTCCTTACCCTGCAGGGCTCCGGCATGGTGTTCGGCCCTATCGTATCGGGCAAGCTATGGGATTCGGTAAGCCATAACGCGCCGTTCGTCGCCAGTGCGGCCGTCATGCTGCTGCTCTTCGTGCTTCACCGGGTCATTGTGCTGCGGACGAAGCGGAAGGCCAGCGCGTCATCCGTGCGCGCCCTGCGGACCCGTGAGGCGGACAAATAA
- a CDS encoding YktB family protein yields MPFEGFASQDFDTMAIEGLEPRMDALIATVRPKLNALGEETAPFLSALCGEEMYPHVAKHARRTVHPPNDTWVAWGPSKRGYKALPHFQTGMFSTHLFAVFAIIYESPNKIAFADALADNMDMVRKELPGNYFWSTDHLDLRGTMHRDMGRVQFEELIRRLKEVKKAEVTCGLRIERNDPVLGDGAALLQLVESTFEKLLPLYRMSF; encoded by the coding sequence ATGCCGTTTGAAGGTTTTGCCTCGCAAGATTTCGATACCATGGCCATTGAAGGGCTTGAGCCGCGCATGGATGCCCTTATCGCCACCGTCCGGCCCAAGCTGAACGCGCTGGGAGAAGAGACCGCACCCTTCCTCTCCGCACTCTGCGGCGAGGAGATGTATCCGCATGTGGCCAAGCATGCCCGTCGTACGGTGCATCCGCCTAACGATACCTGGGTCGCCTGGGGCCCATCGAAGAGGGGCTACAAGGCGCTGCCCCATTTCCAGACCGGGATGTTCAGCACGCACTTGTTCGCCGTTTTTGCCATCATCTACGAAAGCCCGAACAAGATTGCTTTTGCCGATGCCCTTGCAGACAATATGGATATGGTCCGGAAAGAGCTGCCCGGAAATTACTTTTGGTCTACAGATCATCTGGACCTGCGGGGAACGATGCATCGAGATATGGGCAGAGTCCAGTTCGAAGAGCTCATCCGGCGCTTGAAGGAGGTTAAGAAAGCCGAAGTGACATGCGGACTGCGGATTGAACGGAATGATCCGGTGCTTGGAGATGGAGCGGCACTACTTCAGCTGGTGGAGAGCACTTTCGAGAAGCTGCTGCCGCTGTACCGGATGTCGTTCTGA
- the gndA gene encoding NADP-dependent phosphogluconate dehydrogenase, with the protein MAKQQIGVIGLAVMGKNLALNIESRGFTVSVFNRSPEKTHDLLEEAKGKNLFGTFTVEEFVNSLETPRKILIMVQAGKATDATIEQLIPYLDQGDIIIDGGNAYFPDTVRRNKELEEKGFRFIGTGVSGGEEGALKGPSIMPGGQESAYELVEPILTAISAKVDGEPCCTYIGPDGAGHYVKMVHNGIEYGDMQLICEAYQLLKDVVGLDEKELHATFAEWNKGELDSYLIEITRDIFAQYDKDTGKPMVDVILDAAGQKGTGKWTSQSSLDLGVPLSMITESVFSRFLSALKEERVEASKVLNGPSAPAFAGDKAEFVENVRRALFTSKIVSYAQGFAQLRVASEEYGWNLKYGSLAKIWRGGCIIRSQFLQKITDAYENNPDLKNLMLDPYFKDIMTNYQDAWRKVVAEAITRGIPVPGFASALAYYDSYRTERLPANLLQAQRDYFGAHTFKRVDKEGVFHHDWIAEAQGE; encoded by the coding sequence ATGGCAAAACAACAAATCGGCGTTATCGGCCTGGCTGTTATGGGCAAAAACTTGGCTCTCAACATCGAGAGCAGAGGCTTTACCGTTTCGGTATTCAACCGTTCCCCTGAGAAGACGCATGATCTTCTGGAAGAGGCGAAAGGCAAGAATCTGTTCGGCACGTTCACCGTTGAGGAGTTCGTGAATTCGCTTGAAACTCCCCGCAAAATCCTGATCATGGTTCAGGCGGGCAAAGCAACCGACGCGACGATTGAGCAGCTTATTCCTTACCTGGATCAGGGGGATATCATCATCGACGGCGGCAACGCCTACTTCCCTGATACTGTTAGACGCAACAAGGAGCTTGAAGAGAAAGGCTTCCGCTTCATCGGCACCGGCGTATCCGGCGGCGAAGAAGGCGCTCTGAAGGGACCTTCCATCATGCCGGGCGGACAGGAAAGCGCCTATGAGCTGGTTGAGCCAATTCTGACTGCTATTTCTGCCAAGGTTGACGGAGAACCCTGCTGTACATATATCGGACCGGACGGAGCGGGCCACTATGTGAAGATGGTCCACAACGGCATCGAGTACGGCGATATGCAGCTGATCTGCGAAGCCTACCAGCTTCTTAAGGATGTTGTCGGTCTGGATGAAAAAGAATTGCATGCAACGTTCGCGGAATGGAACAAGGGCGAGCTTGACAGCTACCTGATCGAAATTACACGTGACATCTTCGCGCAATATGATAAGGACACCGGCAAACCGATGGTGGACGTCATTCTCGACGCAGCCGGACAAAAGGGCACCGGCAAATGGACAAGCCAAAGCTCGCTGGATCTCGGCGTGCCGCTGTCCATGATTACCGAGTCCGTATTCTCCCGCTTCCTCTCCGCCCTGAAGGAAGAACGCGTGGAAGCCAGCAAGGTGCTGAACGGCCCGTCCGCTCCGGCATTTGCAGGCGACAAGGCCGAGTTCGTGGAGAATGTCCGCAGAGCGCTGTTCACCAGCAAAATCGTATCCTATGCACAGGGCTTCGCCCAGCTGCGCGTCGCTTCGGAAGAATACGGCTGGAACCTGAAATACGGCAGTCTCGCCAAGATCTGGCGCGGCGGCTGCATCATCCGTTCCCAGTTCCTGCAGAAGATCACGGACGCTTACGAGAACAATCCGGATCTCAAGAACCTGATGCTTGATCCGTATTTCAAGGACATTATGACGAACTATCAGGACGCATGGCGCAAGGTTGTCGCTGAAGCCATTACACGCGGTATCCCGGTTCCGGGCTTCGCAAGCGCACTGGCATACTATGACAGCTACCGCACGGAGCGTCTGCCTGCCAACCTGCTTCAGGCGCAGCGCGACTACTTCGGCGCCCATACCTTCAAACGCGTGGACAAGGAAGGCGTCTTCCACCACGACTGGATCGCCGAGGCACAGGGCGAATAA
- a CDS encoding shikimate kinase, with protein MTSEEERLSDNRGLSGNLILIGMMATGKSAIGTLLAEELGYEMVDLDAEIVRHEGRSIPEIFAENGEVYFRTSESDRLREVLERDRVIVATGGGAVLAAANANLMKEKGIVVALSATAEEIIARVAGDRNRPLLAGNAEENVRRILEERKDAYSFAHCTVDTTGLTEDEVCQRILTHYRVLAFKHV; from the coding sequence ATGACTTCAGAGGAAGAGCGGCTTTCGGATAATCGCGGCCTTTCGGGAAATCTGATTCTGATCGGGATGATGGCAACGGGCAAGTCGGCGATAGGTACGCTGCTGGCGGAAGAGCTGGGGTACGAGATGGTCGATCTTGATGCCGAGATAGTCCGTCATGAGGGACGGAGCATACCCGAGATTTTTGCAGAGAACGGAGAAGTGTACTTCCGGACGTCCGAGAGCGACAGGCTTCGCGAGGTTCTGGAGCGGGATCGTGTGATCGTCGCTACAGGCGGCGGTGCGGTGCTGGCTGCGGCCAATGCCAATCTGATGAAAGAGAAGGGCATTGTGGTGGCGCTCAGCGCGACGGCGGAGGAGATTATCGCCAGAGTAGCAGGAGACCGGAACAGACCCCTCCTGGCCGGCAATGCGGAAGAGAATGTGAGACGAATCCTGGAGGAACGCAAGGATGCCTACAGCTTCGCGCACTGCACGGTGGATACGACGGGACTAACAGAGGATGAAGTATGTCAACGGATTTTAACGCACTACCGCGTTTTAGCTTTTAAGCATGTGTGA
- a CDS encoding rhodanese-like domain-containing protein codes for MSEIPQISAEELQQRIQAGEDLILIDVREDEEVALGMIPGALHIPMGEIPYRMSDIPEEDEVIFICRSGSRSQRVCQYLEAQGHKGVVNLSGGMIDWNELGEA; via the coding sequence ATGAGTGAAATTCCGCAAATTTCGGCGGAGGAGCTGCAGCAGCGCATCCAGGCCGGTGAAGATTTGATTCTGATCGATGTCAGAGAGGATGAAGAAGTCGCTCTCGGCATGATTCCCGGAGCCCTTCACATTCCCATGGGTGAAATTCCATACCGCATGTCCGATATTCCGGAGGAGGACGAAGTGATCTTCATCTGCCGCTCGGGTTCCCGCAGCCAGCGGGTCTGCCAGTACCTTGAAGCGCAAGGGCACAAGGGCGTCGTCAACCTCAGCGGCGGTATGATTGACTGGAACGAGCTTGGCGAAGCTTGA
- the aroA gene encoding 3-phosphoshikimate 1-carboxyvinyltransferase, with product MDVIVRPTPVLNGEIGALSSKNYTTRYLLVAALSEGTSTIYHPAHSEDSDAIRRCIADLGAELTEDDEKIVIKGFGRRPKDIKELNVGNAGAVLRFLMAIATFCPEVTFVNTYPDSLGKRPHDDLIDALGQLGVEVQHNEGRLPITIRGGHPKGGRITVSGSVSSQYLSALLFLTPLLEEDSEIIVLNDLKSKVVVGQTLEVLEQAGITIHAADDYMSFKVPGRQSYEAKTYTVQGDYPGSAAVLAAAAVTESDVKIHRLAEKSRQGERAIIDVLRMMEVPLTHENGTVHVKGNKKLKAVSFDGDAATDAVLAMVAAAVFAEGTSRFYNVENLRYKECDRITDYLAELAKAGARVEEKRDEIIVHGLPEGVRGGVTINAHYDHRVIMALTVVGLRAAEPLLIKDAHHVAKSYPQYFDHLRALGADVEWVK from the coding sequence ATGGACGTTATCGTTAGGCCAACACCGGTGTTGAACGGGGAAATCGGCGCCTTGTCCTCCAAGAACTATACGACCCGCTACCTGCTGGTAGCCGCCCTGTCCGAAGGCACCAGCACGATCTACCATCCCGCCCACAGCGAGGACAGTGATGCGATTCGCCGCTGCATCGCGGATCTTGGTGCGGAGCTTACCGAGGACGATGAGAAGATTGTCATCAAGGGTTTTGGCAGACGGCCGAAGGATATCAAGGAACTGAATGTAGGCAACGCGGGAGCGGTTCTGCGCTTTCTGATGGCGATCGCGACTTTCTGTCCGGAGGTAACATTCGTCAATACATATCCCGATTCTCTAGGCAAGCGTCCCCATGACGATCTCATTGACGCGCTCGGTCAGCTCGGCGTGGAGGTTCAGCATAACGAGGGCCGTCTGCCGATTACGATCCGGGGTGGACATCCGAAGGGCGGACGCATTACCGTCTCGGGTTCGGTCAGCTCCCAGTATTTGAGTGCGCTGCTGTTCCTGACGCCGCTGCTTGAAGAAGACAGCGAGATCATCGTGTTGAACGATCTTAAATCGAAGGTGGTCGTAGGCCAGACGCTGGAGGTGCTGGAGCAGGCGGGAATTACGATTCATGCTGCGGACGATTACATGTCGTTCAAGGTGCCGGGAAGACAGTCCTATGAAGCGAAGACCTATACGGTACAAGGCGATTACCCGGGCTCGGCGGCCGTTCTCGCCGCTGCGGCGGTGACCGAATCCGACGTCAAGATTCACCGGCTTGCCGAGAAGAGCCGCCAGGGGGAACGCGCCATAATCGATGTGCTGCGGATGATGGAAGTGCCGCTTACGCACGAGAACGGCACGGTTCACGTCAAAGGCAACAAGAAGCTGAAAGCTGTCAGTTTCGACGGAGACGCGGCAACCGATGCGGTGCTGGCCATGGTTGCGGCGGCTGTCTTTGCAGAAGGCACATCGCGCTTCTACAATGTCGAGAATTTGCGCTATAAGGAATGCGACCGCATTACGGATTATCTGGCCGAGCTTGCCAAAGCGGGCGCGAGAGTGGAAGAGAAGCGCGACGAGATCATCGTGCACGGCCTTCCGGAAGGCGTACGGGGAGGCGTGACGATCAACGCCCATTATGACCACCGTGTAATCATGGCGCTTACTGTAGTCGGTCTCCGCGCCGCAGAGCCGCTGCTGATCAAGGATGCGCATCATGTCGCCAAATCATATCCGCAGTATTTCGACCATTTACGTGCGCTCGGTGCCGATGTAGAATGGGTAAAATAG
- a CDS encoding CoA-binding protein produces MAFENPTREEIGDILASAGNIAVVGLSDKSDRTSYMVAYAMQLKGYRIIPVNPLVDDDILGEKCYHSLAEIPEPVDIVDVFRRSEFCPEVAREAAAIGAKVLWLQQGVISQEAAEIAQEAGMTVIMDRCIKVEEAITMRDRTRSPK; encoded by the coding sequence ATGGCATTCGAGAATCCGACCCGTGAAGAAATCGGCGATATCCTGGCTTCAGCAGGCAACATCGCCGTTGTGGGCCTGTCAGACAAATCCGACCGCACCTCTTACATGGTCGCTTATGCCATGCAGCTGAAGGGGTACCGGATTATCCCGGTTAACCCGCTTGTGGACGACGATATTCTTGGCGAGAAGTGCTACCACTCGCTGGCCGAGATACCAGAGCCGGTCGACATCGTGGATGTATTCCGCCGGAGCGAATTCTGCCCCGAGGTGGCGCGTGAGGCGGCTGCCATCGGCGCTAAGGTGCTGTGGCTGCAGCAGGGTGTTATCAGTCAGGAGGCGGCCGAAATCGCCCAGGAGGCCGGAATGACGGTTATTATGGACCGCTGCATCAAGGTCGAGGAAGCCATTACGATGCGGGACCGTACCCGGAGCCCGAAATAA
- a CDS encoding glucose PTS transporter subunit IIA — MNWLGSLQQLGRAIMLPTMVLPAAAILLSLGSLPWSSWGMAPVAEVATYAGQGIFFYMPYLFAVGVAWGLSNQAGPAGLAALAGMFTYDRIVMKLGDGSLQPATLIGVLLGIVAGIAHNRFKHIKLPEAIQFFGGSRFVLLFMGLFSAVFASVMLGISPHIQSGLDSLLSLVDTTGGFGLFLYGVLNRVLTAFGLHHILNNVFWFQLGSYKTPDGSIIQGDLPRFFAGDPTAGSFMAGLFPIMMFALPAIAFAIIHEAREDLKPQVKKTFMRAALVCFLTGVSEQIEFAFLFASPYLFAVHTVMAGLAMTLTYELGIYHGFSYSAGFIDFILNLHLARRAWLLIPIGIVYGIVYYNLFRWAIRRFQIPTPGREEGSELGDWAGNIPYQAPLILQALGGKENIVQVQACITRLRLTVRNDREVDTGALKSLGSAGIIKLGGGNVQVVFGTYSELIREEIDKLMLRDLPQVLFSAPMQGRMLPIEEVPDHIFAQKLVGDGVAFIPEKGELVSPVFGKVMHIYPTMHAIGISTPEGLEVLMHIGIDTSQLKGPFEAEVKEGDGVEPGQLLIRFDLEYLKEHAASLATPMVITNPERVKSWSYAPFKSVKKGQSSVMSVVLHESNVGGVES, encoded by the coding sequence TTGAACTGGCTTGGATCACTGCAGCAGCTGGGCAGAGCCATAATGCTCCCTACCATGGTGCTCCCGGCGGCCGCCATCCTGCTAAGCCTGGGAAGCCTCCCCTGGTCCTCTTGGGGTATGGCGCCGGTTGCGGAAGTGGCGACTTATGCGGGACAGGGAATCTTTTTTTACATGCCCTATCTGTTCGCGGTAGGTGTGGCATGGGGCCTGTCCAATCAGGCCGGGCCCGCAGGTCTTGCGGCGCTGGCCGGAATGTTCACCTATGACCGGATTGTGATGAAGCTGGGCGACGGATCTCTCCAGCCAGCCACATTAATCGGCGTTCTGCTCGGGATAGTCGCGGGTATAGCGCATAACCGGTTTAAGCATATCAAGCTTCCCGAGGCGATCCAGTTTTTTGGAGGATCGCGTTTTGTGCTGCTGTTCATGGGCCTCTTCTCCGCGGTCTTCGCGAGCGTCATGCTCGGCATCTCGCCGCATATCCAGAGCGGACTCGACAGCCTGCTGAGCCTCGTGGATACGACTGGGGGCTTCGGCCTCTTTCTGTATGGGGTGCTGAACCGGGTGCTGACCGCCTTCGGGCTGCATCATATTTTGAACAATGTGTTCTGGTTTCAATTGGGAAGCTATAAGACACCAGACGGCTCCATCATTCAGGGCGATTTGCCCCGGTTCTTTGCCGGAGATCCGACGGCTGGGAGCTTCATGGCCGGGCTGTTCCCGATCATGATGTTCGCTCTTCCCGCGATCGCTTTCGCCATTATTCATGAGGCGCGTGAGGATCTGAAGCCACAGGTCAAAAAAACGTTCATGAGGGCGGCTCTAGTCTGCTTCCTGACCGGCGTGTCGGAGCAGATCGAGTTCGCTTTTCTGTTCGCTTCGCCCTACTTGTTCGCCGTGCATACCGTGATGGCGGGTCTGGCTATGACGCTGACTTACGAGCTCGGCATTTACCACGGCTTCTCCTATTCGGCCGGCTTTATCGACTTCATTCTGAACCTTCATCTGGCCCGGCGCGCCTGGCTGCTGATACCGATCGGCATCGTTTACGGCATAGTCTACTACAATCTCTTCCGGTGGGCTATCCGCCGGTTCCAAATTCCGACGCCGGGGCGCGAGGAAGGATCAGAGCTTGGAGACTGGGCGGGGAACATTCCTTACCAGGCCCCTCTGATCCTCCAGGCCCTCGGAGGCAAGGAGAACATCGTGCAGGTGCAGGCGTGCATCACTCGCCTGAGACTAACCGTCAGAAACGACCGCGAAGTGGACACCGGCGCGCTCAAAAGCCTGGGCTCGGCCGGCATTATCAAGCTTGGCGGCGGCAATGTGCAGGTAGTCTTCGGCACCTATTCCGAGCTGATCCGGGAAGAGATCGACAAGCTCATGCTGCGCGATCTGCCGCAGGTGCTGTTCAGTGCGCCCATGCAGGGGCGGATGCTGCCCATCGAAGAAGTGCCGGATCATATTTTTGCCCAGAAGCTGGTTGGTGACGGCGTTGCGTTCATTCCGGAGAAAGGCGAGCTTGTCTCCCCTGTATTCGGCAAGGTCATGCATATTTATCCGACGATGCATGCCATCGGCATCTCCACGCCCGAAGGTCTTGAGGTTCTGATGCACATCGGTATCGATACCTCGCAATTGAAAGGCCCCTTCGAAGCGGAGGTCAAGGAGGGGGACGGCGTTGAGCCTGGTCAGCTTCTGATCCGGTTCGACCTGGAGTATCTGAAAGAGCATGCGGCCTCGCTGGCAACTCCGATGGTCATAACGAATCCCGAGCGGGTCAAATCCTGGAGCTACGCTCCGTTCAAGTCGGTCAAAAAAGGACAGTCGTCGGTCATGTCCGTCGTGCTGCATGAAAGCAATGTTGGGGGAGTGGAATCATGA